The following DNA comes from Fibrobacter sp. UWB4.
CGAAACAACTTGAAGCTATTCCTCTTTTGGGGAATCATTTGTTTGCTTGCGAATATGGTCTGTACTGCCGGTTCGGCCTATGATGGGGATCAGGGCTACTGGGCTGGCTGGGTGCAGCAGCTGATGGACCGTGGCTTTGGCGGTTTTTCTGGAAACTATCCGCCGCTTTATGTCCTGTGGCTTTGGGTTGTTGCAAAAGTCCATTCCTTGTTTGGAGTTGCTGTCGGTAAGACATTTTTCTTGAAGTTCATTTGCCTTTGGCCGGTTTTCTTTGCACACCTTTTCCTTGTCGATTGGCTTTGCCGCCTTGTGGGTAGGTTTAACTATCCGCAATGGAAAAAACACCTGCTGATTGCCTTTGTGGCGCTGAATCCGGCATTGCTGCTGGATGGGCCTGTCTGGGGTCAGGTGGATCTGTTCCCGGTGCTAATCGCTGCTCTTGCGATCTATTGCGTGTACCGTCCGCGCTATATCTTCCTTGCTTCGATGCTGTATGTGCTTGCGCTGTTGTCAAAGTTCCAGATGATTGCGTTCTTGCCGATTTTCGGTGGCTTGTTTATTCGCAACTGGAAAACTTCCTGGAAGGGCCTCCCGCTTGCTGTTGCTGGGGCCGCCTTGGTGCTCTTGCCTTTTGTTGTCGGCGGAAACTTGCAGCCGATGCTTTCTAGGGCCTATATCCAGACGATGAGCCAGTATGCATACGCCACTTACAATGCTGCGAATATGTGGTTTCTCCTCGTTGGAAATGTTGCGCCCGATAATGTTCCGATCTGGGGCGTCAGTGCCGATGGCCTTGGCTTCTTGTTGAAACCGATTGTTTTAGGAAAAATCCTTTTTGTCATTATTTCTGTTTTTACTTTGGTCAAGTCAATCCTGTGCAAGAATTTGCGAACAGCGTTTGCCCTTGCCGCTTTGAATGGCCTTGCGTTCTTTGTGCTGCTCCCGGGCATGCATGAACGCTATCTGACCTATGCGGTTCCGATGGCTCTTTGCTGGTTTGTACTTGACTTGCGCCGTGGTGGAATTCCGTGCTTGCTCATTTCGCTTGTCTCTGCGCTGAATGTGAACATGATCAATTCGTTCCGGGGATCGGATGTTTGGATGATCATTTCTGTAATGGCGTGTGCGGCTTTGGTCATTTCGCTTTTGGTAATTGCGGCTCCGAAATGGGCAAATGCAGTTGTGAATGCTGCTAGCCGGGTTTCCTTGCCGTCCTGGCTGCCTTATGTAATGCTGTCGGTTGTTGTTCTGATTGAAGGTGGAATCCTTGCTTATCGCAGCCGCCCGGTTCTTCCGCCCAAAGGCGATAATATTGTCCTCTTGACGAGCTTGAACTGGATTAAGACGGAACAGAGCTATAAGAGTCCGCAAATAAATAAATCCGTGGATTTTCATGACCTTGTTGCTGGAAACAGAATCTACAAGTTCGGTATTGGGGCCCATGCTGCGTCAAAAATTCTTATGGAACTTCCCGAGAATGCGGATACGTTGTTCGTGGGCGCAGGAATCGATGCGGAATGCCGTGATGATGGTAGCGCTATATTTATTATCAACGTGGATGAAAAAGAAGTATGGCGAAGCGGCCTTATGCGTGGACGTGGCGACGTTGCGCTTGTGCAAATTCCCTTGCAAGGCGCCTCCAAGCTTGAACTCGAAACCGACCCGGATGGCTCCAATAGCTGCGACCATACGGACTGGCTGAACGGATATATCAAATTGAGATAAGCCCGTTGCCTTTTTATCGGTTCTTTTTGTATATTCTTTGCGTTGATTGAATTTTTATGGCGTAATACCTGTAATGAAGGCGTGAAATGCGATTTTTTTGGACTGCTTTCCTGATTTTTTCTGTATCGCTTTGGGCGCGGCCCATCAACGATGGCAATAAGCTCTTTGCCGCTGGCGATTATGCCGGTGCGCTCGAAATGTACATGAAGGCCCGCGAAGCGGAACCCGCAAATCCGCTTTTGTTCTACAACATTGGAACATGCCAGTACAAGCTTGGCAATTTTGAAGAAGCCAAGAAGGAACTCGAAAGCGCCGTGCGCATGCCGGACAAGAATATGGCCGCGAAGGCGGCGTACAACTTGGCAAATACGCATTTCCGCGTGGGCGAGAAGGCTCAAGAGCCGAGTGCCCGCATTGCGGCCTGGCGTGAATCGGTCGCTTATCTGAAAAAGGCGATTGACCTCGATAACGATTTCGAAAACGCCAAGAAAAACGTCGAAATTGTCCAGCGCAAGCTGAAAGAAGAACTCGACAAGCAAAAAGAAAACAAGGACCAGAACCAGGATCAGAACGACCAGAAACAACCTCCGCTGAGCGATAAAGCAAAGCAGGTCCTGGCTCGTGCGCTCCAGCTCTGCAAGGATGGCAAGTACGCCGAAGGCAAACAGATGCTCGAGAACCTGATTGCCGAAGATGAAACCGCAAGCCAGTTGAGCGGTCACGTGCAGCGCATTGACGACGTCATCGAAATCAAGGCCGGCCGTAAGCCCAAGACGAAGATTGACGCCAGCAACACCGACAACGACCTGGAGGTGATCTAATGGCTATGCTGAGACGAAAGACGTGGTTCGACAGGCTCACCAACCTTGACGAGAGACGAGAGAATGGTGTCATCCTGAGCGGAGCCGTTAGGCGGAGTCGAAGGATCTCTGTAGCTTTGGGTTTTGTATTGGTTTGTGCAATTTCAGCATTCGCGGCTCCGAAATCGGCTTCTGCCTACTATGGCGATGCTGCGTTCCAGTACATTGAAAACCGCTTGCCGACTGCAGAAATCACTTGCAACGAAGGCTTGCAATACTACCCGAACGATCAGAAATTGCAGATGCTCCTCGACCGCATTCACGAGGCGAAGGACGAGCAAAAGAACGAAAATAAGAAGAACGATCCTAAGAACGACCAGAATCAAGACCAAAATAATCAGGATCAGAATCAGGACAAGCAGAACCAAGACCAGAATAAAGATCAGCAGAACCAGGATCAGAACCAGAATCAGAATGGCGACCAGAGTTCTTCTAGTGCCCAGAATGACCAGAACCAGGATCAACAGAATCAAGGTCAGAACGGTCAGTCTAGCAGCAGCCAGGGTGCTAACAGTTCCGATAGCAATGGCGGTGCCGGAGAGCAGCAACAGCCTGAACAGTCCGAAGGCAATTCCAGCGACAGTAACGGCGGTGAACCAGAACAACAGCCGCTTCAACCTGGTGAAATGTCTCCCGAAGAGGCCGCCCAGCTCCTCAAGGATTTTGACGAACAGAACGGCGAACGCAAGCCCTGGAAACCCATCCGCGGCCAAGTCCGTCCGGCTAAGGATTGGTAAGGCTTGCTAGAAAGACCAGTAAATGCAGAAACCGCCCAAGACTGTCAACCCGATACCAGCGGCAAGGCCGATTCTGGCTCCAGATTTGTCGTAGCCGGATTCATCGTCAGTTCCAAGGATTGCTGTTGCAAAAGCTGAGACCACTATTCCGCTAAGAAAAAGCTGGACCGAAAAGAAACGTGCCAAATAAATCATCCCGTCGGTCGATTCTACGACTTCTTCGGTAGCGGCCATTGATCGGTCTTCTTTTTCGGCATAAACCATTGGCGGGTGTAATGAGACCGTCGCAAAGCTCTCTGCGGTCAATAGCGAAATACTCAAAATTATGGCGACCAAAAATTTCATGCACGGAATATAATATTTTCTGTTGTTACTTTATGGGTGAAAAGTTCTCGGAGGAAAGCCTGATGTTGTGTGTGGAATGAGTTTTTTATGCATAAAGCTCGTTTTTGAGGTGTATAAAGTGCCTTTTTTTATCCATTTTCGGCAAAAAAGATATATATTGATATAACCTGCCTAAAAAACGTGGGGAGTTAAAAAATGGATTTTGATAATCTTTTGTCGCACTATAAGGCAAAGGCTTGCGTTGTTTCTGTTGAATTTTTCCCAGATGGAACATATGGGAATATTCGTGTGGTTGCAGGCAACAAGGCGCATTGCGACGACATGGCAGGGCTGAATCATCCGTTTGAGCCTGGATGCCCGTATGAGGCGTGCTTCCCGAAGAACCCGAATTTTGAAGATCATTGTTACCGCTGCGTACATGATGGGAAGCCTCTGCATGCTTACGTGGACCTTTACATGATGGACCTCTGGCTCAACATGTTCCTCCTTCCGTTGGATTCCGACCAGGAAAATGTTGGGTATTGCCTTTATTGTTATGAAGTGGCGCCCAAGGCGGATTCTTCGGCAATGGCGGATATCTCTGCGGATATCGCTGCCGATGTGCTCAAGGCTTGTATCAAGTTGCGCGGCTCGGATGATGTTAAGAAGGCGTTCCAGGAGGTCGCAGAAGACATTTGTGATATTTGCGGTTCCGGGCATTGCTGCATTTTGTTGACCGATGAGGAAAAGCGCAGTTGCACTGTGTTTTCTGATGCGCTCCGTGAAGGGGCCGATGCCGTGCCGATGGATCACTATCTTGAAGGCTTCTATGAAATAACGGAAACATGGTCAGAAATGTTGGACGGCAGCACTTGCATCATCGTAAAAGATGAACATGATATGGAAAATTTGCGCAAGCGGAATCCTGTTTGGGGGGCTTCGCTTGATGAAGCGAATATTTCGAGCCTTGTGCTTTTCCCGCTTCGTCATGGCAAGGATCTTCTGGGCTATATGTGGGTGCTGAATTTCGATGTCTCGAATGTGCTAAAAATAAAGGAAATGCTTGAACTCACGACGTTCTTTTTGGCTTCAGAGATTGCGAACTATCTGCTTTTGAACCGTCTTGAAATTCTGAGTACGATCGATTCTTTGACGGGAGTCAGGAACCGTAACGAGATGAATAACCGCGTGGACTGCATTGTGGAGGGCAAGGAGCCTGTGCCGCAGGCGGTGCTTTTTGCGGACTTGAACGGGCTTAAGCGCGTGAATGACGAACAAGGTCATGCCGCTGGTGACAAGATGCTTCGCGCGGCGGCTTCAATTTTGCAGAGCGTATTCCAGGATGGTGTGGTGTACCGCGCGGGCGGTGACGAGTTTATGATTCTCGTGAACGAGATTAGCGAAGATGAAGTGCAGGACCGTGTGGCCCGTGTGCATTTCTTGTCGGGCAAGACGGAAAATGTCCGCTTCTCGATTGGCGTGTGCTATGGCAAGAAGGATATTCGCAAGGCCATGCGCCTTGCTGACGAACGCATGTATGCCTTTAAGAACGGATACTACGAAGCTCACCCGGAATTGAAATATCGGTAGAGTGTCTTTTTGTGCAGTAATTTCTATATTTTGACGTATGAGATTGCCGCGCGAAACACGTACTTATGTTGCCATCGACTTGAAGTCGTTTTTTGCATCTGTGGAGTGCGTACTCCGCGGGCTTGACCCGCTTTCGACGAATCTTGTGGTGGCGGATGCGAGCCGTACCGAAAAGACGATTTGCCTTGCGGTGAGTCCAAGCCTTAAGGCTTACGGGATTCCTGGGCGAGCACGCTTGTTCGAAGTTATCCAGAAAGTGCGTGAAGTCAAGCGCCAAACGGGCAAGGATGTAGAGTACATTGTGGCACCTCCGCAAATGGCGAAGTATGTAGAATATTCCACCCGCGTTTTTAACGTTTATCTGAAATACGTGAGTGCTGACGATATCCATGTCTATTCTATTGACGAATGCTTTATCGACTTGACGCATTATCTTTCGATGTACAAGAAGTCGGCGCGGGAACTTGCAAAAGACATGATTCGCGATGTGCTTGAAACGACGGGCATCACGGCGACGGCGGGCATCGGGACGAACCTTTACCTTTGCAAAATCGCGA
Coding sequences within:
- a CDS encoding NPCBM/NEW2 domain-containing protein, with amino-acid sequence MFMYKYRNNLKLFLFWGIICLLANMVCTAGSAYDGDQGYWAGWVQQLMDRGFGGFSGNYPPLYVLWLWVVAKVHSLFGVAVGKTFFLKFICLWPVFFAHLFLVDWLCRLVGRFNYPQWKKHLLIAFVALNPALLLDGPVWGQVDLFPVLIAALAIYCVYRPRYIFLASMLYVLALLSKFQMIAFLPIFGGLFIRNWKTSWKGLPLAVAGAALVLLPFVVGGNLQPMLSRAYIQTMSQYAYATYNAANMWFLLVGNVAPDNVPIWGVSADGLGFLLKPIVLGKILFVIISVFTLVKSILCKNLRTAFALAALNGLAFFVLLPGMHERYLTYAVPMALCWFVLDLRRGGIPCLLISLVSALNVNMINSFRGSDVWMIISVMACAALVISLLVIAAPKWANAVVNAASRVSLPSWLPYVMLSVVVLIEGGILAYRSRPVLPPKGDNIVLLTSLNWIKTEQSYKSPQINKSVDFHDLVAGNRIYKFGIGAHAASKILMELPENADTLFVGAGIDAECRDDGSAIFIINVDEKEVWRSGLMRGRGDVALVQIPLQGASKLELETDPDGSNSCDHTDWLNGYIKLR
- a CDS encoding tetratricopeptide repeat protein, giving the protein MRFFWTAFLIFSVSLWARPINDGNKLFAAGDYAGALEMYMKAREAEPANPLLFYNIGTCQYKLGNFEEAKKELESAVRMPDKNMAAKAAYNLANTHFRVGEKAQEPSARIAAWRESVAYLKKAIDLDNDFENAKKNVEIVQRKLKEELDKQKENKDQNQDQNDQKQPPLSDKAKQVLARALQLCKDGKYAEGKQMLENLIAEDETASQLSGHVQRIDDVIEIKAGRKPKTKIDASNTDNDLEVI
- a CDS encoding diguanylate cyclase, encoding MDFDNLLSHYKAKACVVSVEFFPDGTYGNIRVVAGNKAHCDDMAGLNHPFEPGCPYEACFPKNPNFEDHCYRCVHDGKPLHAYVDLYMMDLWLNMFLLPLDSDQENVGYCLYCYEVAPKADSSAMADISADIAADVLKACIKLRGSDDVKKAFQEVAEDICDICGSGHCCILLTDEEKRSCTVFSDALREGADAVPMDHYLEGFYEITETWSEMLDGSTCIIVKDEHDMENLRKRNPVWGASLDEANISSLVLFPLRHGKDLLGYMWVLNFDVSNVLKIKEMLELTTFFLASEIANYLLLNRLEILSTIDSLTGVRNRNEMNNRVDCIVEGKEPVPQAVLFADLNGLKRVNDEQGHAAGDKMLRAAASILQSVFQDGVVYRAGGDEFMILVNEISEDEVQDRVARVHFLSGKTENVRFSIGVCYGKKDIRKAMRLADERMYAFKNGYYEAHPELKYR